A stretch of Hoplias malabaricus isolate fHopMal1 chromosome 10, fHopMal1.hap1, whole genome shotgun sequence DNA encodes these proteins:
- the phc1 gene encoding polyhomeotic-like protein 1: protein MEQAEEQGNSGTANGNAPSGGNSRPQISQMSLYERQAVQALQALQRQPNAAQYFQQLMLQQQINSAQLHNLAAVQQATLAASRQSNSPSNSVSAASSTSQCTGNLSTTSGGGTMTNPRPMGPATSATSSALSQSVLLGGNSAGQGQMYLRVNRSLRAPLTSQLIFMPGGTATAAVATVTQQQPQQQQPLQPQQQQEVPPTSSSNQSDNDQVQNLALRCVSSPRVAAVKTEFPDRKDNGSYSLGQPQQQQFGQSTQQITAQQQQLANTKLATYSSNSNTTLTGISVKAPNSANLSTQQPCSATSATSSSSSTSSSLPLSQLLLSPSGLCQARGVTAAAGTVTHILVPTSNVSTSSQGYPVGSVAPKSNMAAQTLVVQPMQQAGGNLGTEKVAHGSGPVPIQPKTAQSHRMPTQIPPRHPPPILPAPPSSGQTTHHPPHVPVQLVGARQGTMGNSQPLAVAQARSCCPHQDGTAAPTVTINSSSSNVVTMVTAMETGGAGVCLKSVQSAHPVSQMQTSQNAAMNQSASSSIGHSADGQDNSGAVTPAEDSVFDHSGTAQIKPVIGSLKRKSESDVTNEMSTEASVHCCPSVSDTAPPLSPAPSLDTVPEVAFSTPPTLSLPLPLPRGGVQGERAPLPQAVVKPQVLTHLIEGFVIQEGAEPFPITGPVKERAEGVPVAMPRALQPENNAPSVLKCEFCESFAPASQFRGSKRFCSKTCAKRYNVSCSHHFRTSRGRGGGEQQSAAGVQDAIARRRGPRRSSSEIACAKIAGRHLSVKCRSESSRSEDISSYEGEEEEEDSLSLSPSSSFSCPRPVHCGPQLDDTTQGSLPLDGDHFLSSSPAHWSVEEVCRFISSLQGCEDLAGQFLSQEIDGQALLLLKEEHLMTTMNIKLGPALKICASINNLRD, encoded by the exons ATGGAGCAAGCAGAGGAACAAGGGAATTCTGGCACTGCCAATGGGAATGCCCCATCTGGGGGCAATTCTCGCCCTCAGATTTCTCAGATGTCTCTTTATGAGAGACAAGCTGTTCAG GCACTTCAGGCTCTACAGAGACAGCCCAACGCAGCACAATATTTCCAGCAGCTGATGCTGCAACAACAGATCAACAGTGCCCAGCTCCACAATCTTGCTGCTGTGCAACAA GCCACCCTTGCTGCCAGTCGCCAGTCCAATTCTCCTAGCAACAGCGTCTCTGCAGCTTCTAGCACATCTCAGTGCACC GGCAATTTAAGCACCACATCTGGAGGTGGGACCATGACAAATCCCCGCCCAATGGGCCCAGCAACATCTGCAACATCGTCAGCTCTTAGCCAGTCAGTTTTGCTGGGTGGAAATTCAGCTGGGCAGGGACAGATGTatctgaga gtAAACCGATCTCTCAGGGCCCCTCTCACTTCTCAGCTCATCTTCATGCCTGGTGGGACAGCAACAGCTGCTGTGGCAACAGTTACCCAGCAACAGCCCCAGCAACAGCAGCCCCTGCAgcctcagcagcagcaggaagTTCCTCCCACATCTTCAAGTAATCAGTCAGACAATGACCAG GTGCAGAACCTGGCCCTACGATGTGTGTCCAGCCCTCGAGTGGCTGCTGTCAAAACTGAGTTTCCAGACAGGAAGGATAATG GGTCATATTCTCTTGGTCAGCCTCAGCAGCAGCAATTTGGTCAGTCAACGCAACAGATCACAGCCCAACAGCAGCAGCTTGCCAACACCAAACTTGCCACGTACAGCTCAAACAGCAACACTACACTGACTGGAATCAGTGTCAAGGCTCCGAACTCTGCCAACCTGTCCACTCAACAGCCTTGCAGCGCCACCTCAGCTACTTCCTCATCCTCCTCAACATCTTCCTCACTTCCTCTGTCCCAGCTTTTGCTCTCTCCATCTGGACTATGCCAGGCACGTGGTGTGACTGCTGCTGCTGGCACGGTAACACACATTTTAGTGCCCACCTCCAATGTTTCCACTTCTTCCCAGGGTTACCCTGTGGGTTCTGTGGCACCCAAATCCAACATGGCAGCTCAGACACTGGTGGTTCAGCCTATGCAGCAGGCTGGGGGAAACCTTGGCACAGAGAAAGTGGCACATGGGTCAGGGCCAGTGCCTATCCAACCCAAAACAGCACAGAGTCATCGAATGCCAACACAGATTCCCCCTCGGCACCCTCCTCCCATTCTTCCGGCCCCTCCCAGCAGCGGACAGACGACACATCACCCACCTCATGTTCCAGTCCAACTGGTGGGAGCTAGACAAGGCACAATGGGAAACTCACAGCCTTTAGCCGTGGCCCAGGCCCGCAGTTGCTGCCCCCACCAAGATGGTACAGCAGCACCCACTGTTACCATTAACAGCTCCTCTAGCAATGTGGTCACCATGGTGACAGCAATGGAAACAGGTGGAGCAGGAGTGTGCCTTAAATCAGTCCAAAGTGCCCATCCTGTATCTCAGATGCAGACCAGTCAGAATGCAGCGATGAACCAGAGTGCTTCTTCATCTATCGGCCATTCTGCTGATGGGCAAGATAACAGTGGTGCAGTTACCCCAGCTGAAGACTCTGTGTTCGATCACTCTGGTACAGCTCAG ATAAAGCCTGTGATTGGTTCACTGAAAAGGAAATCAGAATCAGATGTAACTAATGAGATGTCAACAGAGGCTTCTGTACATTGTTGCCCATCAGTATCTGACACCGCCCCTCCCCTGTCACCTGCTCCCTCTTTGGACACTG TTCCAGAGGTAGCATTCTCCACTCCACCAACTCTCTCCTTACCTCTACCTCTGCCTAGAGGTGGGGTTCAGGGGGAACGGGCCCCTCTTCCCCAGGCTGTAGTTAAACCACAGGTGCTCACTCACCTGATTGAAGGATTTGTCATCCAAGAGGGAGCAGAACCTTTTCCA ATAACTGGTCCAGTAAAAGAGCGAGCAGAAGGCGTTCCTGTTGCCATGCCTCGTGCCCTGCAGCCTGAAAACAATGCCCCTTCTG TGCTGAAATGTGAGTTCTGTGAGAGCTTTGCCCCAGCAAGCCAGTTCAGAGGATCCAAACGTTTCTGCTCCAAAACTTGTGCTAAAAG gtATAATGTAAGCTGCAGCCATCATTTTCGCACTAGTCGTGGTCGTGGTGGAGGAGAGCAGCAGTCAGCCGCTGGGGTGCAGGATGCCATTGCCAGACGCAGGGGACCTCGCAGGAGCAGCTCAGAGATTGCTTGTGCTAAAATAGCAGGCAGACACCTTTCAGTAAAG TGCCGTTCAGAATCCAGTCGATCTGAAGACATCTCTAGTTAtgaaggagaggaagaggaggaagactcactctccctctctccgaGCTCCTCATTCTCGTGCCCTCGTCCTGTCCACTGCGGCCCTCAGTTGGATGACACTACTCAAGGCAGCCTCCCATTGGATGGGGACCACTTCCTATCTTCTAGCCCTGCTCACTGGAGTGTGGAAGAAGTTTGTAGGTTTATTTCCTCTCTGCAAG GCTGTGAGGACCTTGCTGGTCAGTTCCTGTCTCAGGAGATTGATGGACAGGCACTGCTTTTGCTCAAGGAGGAGCATCTCATGACCACAATGAACATCAAACTAGGCCCTGCCCTTAAGATCTGCGCTTCCATCAACAATTTGAGAGACTGA
- the LOC136708903 gene encoding uncharacterized protein — protein MASKTIRGQSGRTSEDTNEPVERRKHLSGKKHVEQLQNIKVVQVKGVTDSERKGKVGNSRPWKSNPKKDLRVSDLRIKVEKHSVSEKKNGETVVKEEKNGSTLRVKNDVKNGIRNRGEFEETIHQKCEEEKKSGLSKNRKSTDGGKKVEKKAPITETKQLFSVDDYLKLLRLLKINLPSGVVNLKVIERSADPDIIKDAQAIIRDLESFKLKFTVNPRLGCREVKHALNLKKKGDTQEITRIIFFGNAKDSEETLKKNWDTNASNRGHGFIMSDRYRTEPISTPAMYATAMTRSWGYLEPGQNLANITKGVRVNVQALEKMEYSDESSFRSTESSPQRFGFYFSNPADEIECLKFFHEQVTSKYDKIMYTKGNKVECGFLTGNLDFLAEARQRTGSSKYKTCTDNIIIECKGTTGHMVDKLFKKPPNGGRQVQFLKTHEHFYQAQAYMYILKSALQTSTIRAAMVVRHYHSDGSKSRDFYWNYLREEHTKEIHEMRLHCEEEALARFLAVLSLIFQKETDSLEKT, from the coding sequence ATGGCGTCAAAAACCATACGAGGTCAGTCTGGAAGAACTTCAGAAGATACCAATGAGCCAGTGGAGAGAAGAAAACATTTGTCTGGGAAAAAACATGTAGAACAGTTGCAAAACATTAAGGTAGTTCAAGTGAAAGGGGTAACAGATAGTGAGAGGAAAGGAAAAGTGGGGAATAGCAGGCCATGGAAGTCAAACCCTAAAAAAGATCTGAGGGTGTCTGACCTGAGAATAAAGGTAGAGAAACATAGTGtaagtgagaaaaaaaatggagagaCAGTagtaaaagaagagaaaaatggAAGCACATTGAGAGTCAAAAATGATGTAAAAAATGGAATAAGGAACAGAGGTGAATTTGAAGAAACAATTCATCAAAAgtgtgaagaagaaaaaaaaagtggattGTCTAAAAATAGGAAAAGCACGGATGGAGGAAAAAAAGTAGAGAAGAAAGCACCGATAACAGAAACTAAACAATTGTTCAGTGTTGACGACTATCTGAAACTCCTGAGGTTATTAAAAATTAACCTGCCCAGTGGAGTGGTGAACCTAAAGGTCATCGAACGCTCTGCAGACCCAGATATCATCAAGGATGCCCAAGCTATCATTCGAGACCTGGAAAGCTTTAAACTGAAGTTTACTGTTAACCCTCGCCTGGGATGCCGCGAGGTTAAGCATGCCCTGAATCTGAAAAAGAAAGGGGACACACAGGAAATCACAAGAATCATTTTCTTTGGAAATGCCAAAGACTCAGAAGAAACCTTAAAGAAAAACTGGGACACAAATGCATCCAATAGAGGGCATGGGTTCATAATGAGTGACAGATACAGGACCGAACCCATCTCCACACCTGCCATGTATGCCACAGCAATGACAAGGAGCTGGGGATATCTGGAGCCAGGACAAAATCTTGCAAATATCACAAAAGGTGTAAGGGTGAATGTCCAAGCGCTTGAGAAGATGGAATACTCTGATGAATCCTCCTTCAGGTCCACAGAGTCCAGTCCACAGAgatttggattttatttttcaaacccAGCAGACGAAATAGAATGTCTTAAGTTCTTCCATGAACAGGTTACAtcaaaatatgacaaaataaTGTATACTAAAGGCAACAAGGTGGAGTGTGGATTTCTTACAGGCAATCTGGACTTTTTAGCAGAAGCCAGACAAAGAACAGGCTCCAGTAAATACAAGACATGCACAGACAATATCATAATTGAATGTAAAGGGACAACTGGTCACATGGTGGACAAACTGTTCAAAAAGCCACCTAATGGAGGTCGTCAAGTTCAGTTCCTCAAGACTCATGAGCACTTTTACCAAGCACAGGCCTACATGTACATACTGAAAAGTGCACTACAAACCTCTACCATCAGAGCTGCAATGGTGGTCAGACATTACCACAGTGATGGCAGCAAATCAAGAGATTTCTACTGGAACTACCTGAGGGAGGAACACACTAAGGAAATTCATGAGATGAGACTTCACTGCGAAGAGGAGGCTCTGGCTCGATTCCTGGCAGTGCTCAGTCTCATCTTCCAAAAGGAAACAGATAGTTTGGAAAAAACATGA